CACGGCCTGCGGCCGGTCCGCCGTGGTCTCGTCGACCTTGCTGCTCTCCTCGAGCGTCAGCTCCTCGGCCGAGGCGGCGACGACCCTGGCGTCCCGCGATTCCTGCCCGTAGCGCAGGCGCACCTTGTCGCCGGTGGTGAACGGGTGCGGGTGCTCGGGGTCGCAGGCGATGGTGAGTGCGCGCTTGGCCGTGCGAGCGCGGCCGGTCGGCGGCACCCACTCCCCCGCCTGGATCGAGATCGGCACCGCGCAGCTGGTGTCGGTTTCGAGGTCGGTGAGCGGCGCGGCGAGCTGGCGGAAGTGCTCCCACCACGCCGGATTCGTCTCGCGGCGGTGGTAGCCGACCGAGGCGGCCAGCAGCGCCCGCGCGCGCTCGGATTCGGTGAAGTCCACCGGATCCGCGGGCAGGCCGTCGAGCAGCGGGTCGACCAGCGCGGCCAGCCGGGCGGCGCGTTCGGCCCGGCGCTGCGCGGCGACGTCGTCCGCCGAATCGCGCAGCAGAGCGTCCACTTCGGACTCGTCGGGGGCCGGAAGTGGCTCGATCCCGGCCTTTTCGCGGATCTGGTGCAGGAACTCGAACAACCGCAGCGTGGACACGCAGTCGTACTCGTTGTAGTCGCTGATCCCGCGAAGCACCTCGGCCGCCTGCTCGTTTTCCCCGAGCTGCGACAGCGTCAGGTACTCCTCGTAGGCCTCGATGCTCGACACCGCCGTCTTGACGTCGCCGTCGCGGGCCTCCGGCATGTACAGCGGTTCCAGGTACTTGATCGAGTAGGAGCGCTGGGAGACCAGCAAAGCCTTGCGCACCACCGCGTACAGGTCGATCAGCACCCCGCCGCGCAGGAGTTCGTCGACCTGCTCCTCACGGGTGCCGTGCAGGGCGGCGAGTTGCTTGAGCGCGGTGACCTCGTAGGGCGCGTAGTGGTAGACGTGGGCGCCGGGGTGTTCGGCCAGGCGCGCCATGGTGAAGTCGACGAAGCGCTCGAACGCCCGCTTCTCCTCCGGTCGCGAATGTGCCCAGAACGGGGTGAATCGCTGGCCGCCGTCCGTGGTCACCGCGCCGAAGAGGTACTCCAGCCCGGTGCCGCCGAGTGCGTACGGATCGCCCTCCATGTCGAAGAAGACGTCGCCGGGACTGGCCTGCGGCAGCGCGGCGAGCGGCTCCTCGTCGATGATCTCGTAGCTGACCTCGCCGGTTTCGTCCTGTTTGACCTGGATCTTGGCCTGGGCGCGCAACGTGGTGAAACTGGCCGCGGACAGCTCACGAGGCCGGTCGCCGGGTTCGGCTTTGGCCAGCGCGTCGATCGTGCCCAGCCCGGCCTCGACCAGCTTGCGCCGCTGGTCGCTGCGCATCCCGGCGACCAGCGACAGGTCCCGGTCGGCCTCGCGTCCTTGTGCGCAGTGGTCGGCGAACCCGCAGCTGGCGCAGCCGGGCCGCGGGTCGGCCCACAACTGCTCGGGCAGGTGAGCCGGCCGGGCAAGCAGGCGCGCCCGCAGCCGGCGCAGCAGCGGCAGGAAGTCGTCGACCCGCAGGGTGCGGGTGCTGCCGTCGCCGAGCAGCAGGTGCATGTTGGGCCCGGCGGGCCAGCCCGCGCTGCGCAACGCGTCGGCGTAGGCGGTCAACTGGAGCACGGCCGCGGGGCGGGCGCGCCGGGCGAGCTTCGTGTCGTACACCTCGTAGCGGCCCTGGTCGTCGCGCAACAGGAAGTCGGCGCGGCCGGTGAACTCGCCGTCGTCGAACACGGCCTGGTAGACCACCGGCGCCCCGGACCACAGCGCGACGGCCGTGTCGCTGACGGCCGTGGCGTGGTCTACGTGGTCGATCTCGACGACGGTGTGCTTCTCCCCGCGGAGACGGTTGAGCGTGGCCTCCTCGTGCGCGCGACCGTGCTTGACCGCGAGCTGGTCGGCGCCGCTGCCGGGCCGGGGCGCGCCCGGAAGGCCCGCCGAGAGTGCCTGCTTGAGCACGCTGCGGTGCTCGCACTCGAGGAGGTCGGCAAGATCGGATGGGGTGTACATCGCCGCGCAGTCTCCCCCGCCGCCACCCCCCACCCGGCGACCGACACGCCCGGGGAGTCCAACCTCACCTCCCCTCGGCGCCTGACCAGCGCCTTTGCCCTCGGTCACCCCTGCTTACGGCGTCGTCGGACGGACCCGCTAAGCTTCTCGCATCACCTTCCAGCAGGGAGGTCGACAGCCGGGCTGTGGCGCAGTTTGGTAGCGCACTTGACTGGGGGTCAAGGGGTCGCAGGTTCAAATCCTGTCAGCCCGACCGGTAGCGGAAGCCCGCTGACCACGGACAAAAGTCCAGGTCAGCGGGCTTTTTCGTGCCGAACTCACCAACGAGTTCAAAGCAGCGATCCGGCGACGGCGCTGGACCAATTCTGGACCACAGTTCAAACGGCCGGCCGTTCGCGCAGCTCCGCCAGCGCGTTCCAGGCAGTGCCACGGGACACGCTCGCGAGCTTGACGAGCGTCGGCACGTTCGGGTACTGCCCGAACCTGCGCCAGTAGCTGCGAGCTGCAGCTCGGGCCCGCTCCCCCGGCTTGGCCGACTTCAGGTCGATCACTTCGGCGTCCAGCTCGGGTAACGACCTGCTCTCCATCGCAGTCGGCTCGGCGCCCGAACCGCTCAGGTGCTCCGACAACAGCTCGCCGGCGTCGACCACCGTCTTGCGGTTCGGGTGCAGGTACCGCTGGGTCGTGGTCAGCGACCCATGCCCGGCAATCTTCTGCAGGTGGTGGACCGGCACGCCAGCATCTGCGAACCACGTCAAGGCAGTGTGCCGCAGATCGTGTCGGCGAAGGTGCTCCAGCCCGAGCCGCCCAACAACGTCATCCCAGGACGTCGCATCGCGCAGGACGGCAGTGCTGATGCGGCCACCCCGCGGTCCCGTGAACAGCCGCGCGTCCTTCGTGCCGTCGGTCAACGCGATCCGCCGATCGACGAGTTCGCGGATCTTCTCGATGATCGGAACCTCGCGGGCTCGCTTGCCCTTCGTGCCCTTGTCGATCAGCCCGCCGGGGGCTGGTGTGGTCTGACGGCGAACCGTCCACGTCCACTCGGCACGATCAATGTCGCGCACACGGCAGCCCGAGACTTCGCCGATGCGGGCACCAGTGCAGGCGGCGAAGATGACGACGTCGCCCCAGCCCGGGTACTCGGTGGACGATGCTGCCACCAGAGCGTCGGCAAGGCGCTTGAGCGTTTCCCAGTTTGGCAAGGCCAAGGCCCTGGGGTCATCCAGTTCATCCTCGGCTTGTGTGTAGTCGCGCTGCCATCCGGTCACGCGTGCCGGATTCCGGTCGACCAAGCCATCGCGAAGTGCCTGCTCCATCACCCGCACCAGTACGGCCAGACTGTTCTTGATCGACGAACGGCCGACCGCTTCGGCGATCCAACCCTGAACTGCGCGGTCGACCACGCCGAATGTCACCATTCGCACGGGAATGTGTCCAAGCGTCGGCACAACACGTTTGCGCCAGCCCGCGAGGTACGCGCCGATGCTCTTCTGCTCCAAGTTCCGCAGGGCAAGCTTCATGTTCGCCTTGCCATACGCAGCGAGGTCCATTGTGGCCACATGCGGGTCGAGGCCACTGGCCGCGGCGAGCTGCATCTTCTCGA
The genomic region above belongs to Amycolatopsis sp. YIM 10 and contains:
- a CDS encoding TM0106 family RecB-like putative nuclease; its protein translation is MYTPSDLADLLECEHRSVLKQALSAGLPGAPRPGSGADQLAVKHGRAHEEATLNRLRGEKHTVVEIDHVDHATAVSDTAVALWSGAPVVYQAVFDDGEFTGRADFLLRDDQGRYEVYDTKLARRARPAAVLQLTAYADALRSAGWPAGPNMHLLLGDGSTRTLRVDDFLPLLRRLRARLLARPAHLPEQLWADPRPGCASCGFADHCAQGREADRDLSLVAGMRSDQRRKLVEAGLGTIDALAKAEPGDRPRELSAASFTTLRAQAKIQVKQDETGEVSYEIIDEEPLAALPQASPGDVFFDMEGDPYALGGTGLEYLFGAVTTDGGQRFTPFWAHSRPEEKRAFERFVDFTMARLAEHPGAHVYHYAPYEVTALKQLAALHGTREEQVDELLRGGVLIDLYAVVRKALLVSQRSYSIKYLEPLYMPEARDGDVKTAVSSIEAYEEYLTLSQLGENEQAAEVLRGISDYNEYDCVSTLRLFEFLHQIREKAGIEPLPAPDESEVDALLRDSADDVAAQRRAERAARLAALVDPLLDGLPADPVDFTESERARALLAASVGYHRRETNPAWWEHFRQLAAPLTDLETDTSCAVPISIQAGEWVPPTGRARTAKRALTIACDPEHPHPFTTGDKVRLRYGQESRDARVVAASAEELTLEESSKVDETTADRPQAVLPGDPVRPAPKDEAVADLAQLVVDQLPKLPPHPGVDLLRRLPPRLRKGNKLPAPGEDLVATVIEAVDALDGSALAVQGPPGAGKTYLAGKLIAHLVRAGKTVAVTSNSHKAVENVLTAAMANAPELPCAKRPRKAPDPELPWEQPKDNNALARWRTEHDTGHLVGGTAWTFANAALRAEPFDVLIVDEAGQFALADALAVSMCARNLVLLGDPQQLPQVVQGTHPAGAEASALGHLIGEADVIDPELGYFLDQSRRMHPAVCDPVSRLSYAGRLHAHPTAADRGIDGVPAGLYVSEVDHRGNTTRSVEEAAEIVEIVRALHGRKWTDRGEVRPLDDGDILVVAPYNLQARVVGRALEKAGFPGVRVGTVDRFQGQEAPVVLTTMTSSSAVDLPRGLDFLLSRNRLNVALSRAQAVAVLVCSPRLVEADIRTVDQMRLVSGLVGLMAGAEPFDQA
- a CDS encoding site-specific integrase, whose amino-acid sequence is MADQKIPPIGVKLSGDIEELAGPKGTSFRARVRWTIPGSRKRRSLSQVHETYEAASDWIEKMQLAAASGLDPHVATMDLAAYGKANMKLALRNLEQKSIGAYLAGWRKRVVPTLGHIPVRMVTFGVVDRAVQGWIAEAVGRSSIKNSLAVLVRVMEQALRDGLVDRNPARVTGWQRDYTQAEDELDDPRALALPNWETLKRLADALVAASSTEYPGWGDVVIFAACTGARIGEVSGCRVRDIDRAEWTWTVRRQTTPAPGGLIDKGTKGKRAREVPIIEKIRELVDRRIALTDGTKDARLFTGPRGGRISTAVLRDATSWDDVVGRLGLEHLRRHDLRHTALTWFADAGVPVHHLQKIAGHGSLTTTQRYLHPNRKTVVDAGELLSEHLSGSGAEPTAMESRSLPELDAEVIDLKSAKPGERARAAARSYWRRFGQYPNVPTLVKLASVSRGTAWNALAELRERPAV